Genomic DNA from Bosea sp. (in: a-proteobacteria):
AGATGGCAGAATCCGCCGATGAGGCCCATGCCGTACATCTGACCGCTCTTCTCCTCGAAGCGGCGGATCAGCAGCATTTCCTTGTAGCCGTGGAGATCCTCGTCACGCGTCATCTGCGGCACGTTGGGGATCAGCTTGACCGGCGGCTTGGAGCCGGTCCTTGACGCGGCGGGCTTCGCTTTTCGTGCGGCAACGGCCATGGAGTCCTCCTGCGGGCTTCTTGCGGTCAGAATAGGCAACCGCAACGCAGTTGGCGAGAGCAATTATTGAACACAAATACACGTTCAAGTCATTGTTAATGCGAGATAAATCACATTTAACTCGATTTGAGTTAATCAGCGCGTTCGCAACTGTTGTGCACTGCGGCAAGCCTGTTCGCGCACCACGCGCCGGCTAAGGGCCGATGATCACCACATCATTCCGGTGAACCCGCCCCAGCATATGCCGAGCGCGCTCCTCGAGCAGGTCACGATCCACTTCGTCGCGGCGCATGAGGCCAACCCGCGCATCCCACTCGGCGCGCTCCTCGTGCAGATGCCGCAGCTCGGCGGCGAGTTCGGCGATCTGGACGGTCAGTTCCTGGCGCGTGTCGAGCCCGCGCGGGCCATTATGCGCGTGATAGATGAAATAGGCCACGCAGGCGGACGCAGCCACGTAGAAGGCGAGCGGTGCCAGAAAGCGGGACGGACCACGACGGATGACCATGCCAGCACGCTAGACAGCGATGGTTGACGCGCGGTTAAGGATTGCCGGGCGCGGCTCAAAGAGCCCGCAGGTGGCGCATGGCCCGCCCCGGCGTCAACGCCTGAGCCGCCCGCATGATGCCCTCGGAATCGATGCCGAAATGCCTGTAGATTTCGGCGGTCGTGCCGGTCTGGCCGACATGCTCCACGCCGAGCGAGCGGGTGCGGCGCCCGACGACCGTACCCAGCCATGCTTGATGGCTTCGGGCGCCAGAGCGCCGGTGCAGCGGTTGACCCGCCATGCGCCCTCGCCTATCAGCACCGCACGCATGGTGCGAGTTCGTAGCTCAGTCGGTAGAGCACGTGACTTTTAATCATGGGGTCGTGGGTTCGAATCCCACCGAACTCACCATGCGCTCTTGCGTGTCCGCCTCCGCACCCAGATGGAGCACTCCCGCCACATGAAGCCGCTCCTCGTCCTGCTGGTGGCCGTCTTCGCGGGGCTCGTGGCCTATGTGAGGCGGCGCGGCGAATGTCGGGGCGGCGTGATCACGACGGGCGAGGCCGAGCGCCACCAGGGCGCGGCCCTTTCCGCGGCCGCCTGCGATGCAGTGATGAAGGCCGCCGATCAGATAGCCGGACAGGCTGCCGCCATGTTCTCCACGCTGGACCAGTGCAGCGAGCGATTCGAGGCCTGCATCCGCAGCGCCGTGGCCGACGGCTTCACGCCGGCGCCCTCAGGATTCAGCGAGGAGGCATCCGGTTCCACCCTCACGCGGCAGGAGCCGATATACAGTCGCGACAATGCCGGACTGAACTGGAGCCGTTGCTGATGGCTCACACGGTCACCGTCGGTTCGGTCTCCTTCGCCAACCATCTTCCCTTCGCGCTGATTGCGGGCCCTTGCCAGATGGAAAGCCGCGCGCATGCGCTCGAGATGGCCGCGGCGCTCAAGGAGATATGCGCTGGGCTCGGGCTCGGGCTCGTCTTCAAGACCTCCTACGACAAGGCCAACCGCACCAGTGGCGGCGCCGCACGCGGCGTCGGCATGGACGCGGCCCTCCCCGTCTTCGCCGAGATCCGCGAGAGCCTGGGCCTGCCCGTGCTCACCGACGTGCATGAGCGCGATCATTGCGCCATCGTTGCCGAGGCGGTCGACATCCTGCAGATTCCCGCCTTCCTGTGCCGCCAGACCGATCTGCTGGAGGCAGCCGCGCGGACCGGCCGCGTGGTCAACGTCAAGAAGGGCCAGTTCCTCGCGCCCTGGGACATGAAGAATGTCGCAGCCAAGATCACGGGCGCGGGCAACCCGAACGTGATGCTGACCGAGCGCGGCGCCTCCTTCGGCTACAACACGCTGGTCTCGGACATGCGCGCCCTGCCCATCATGGCTGAGCAGACCGGCGCGCCCGTCATCTTCGACGCCACCCATTCAGTGCAGCAACCGGGCGGAAAGGGCGCATCCACCGGCGGCCAACGCGAATTCGTGGCCGTGCTGGCGCGCGCGGCCGTGGCAGTTGGCGTCGCGGGCCTGTTCATAGAGACCCATGAGAACCCCGACGCCGCGCCCTCGGATGGCCCCAACATGGTGCCGCTGAGGGAGATGCCGCAGTTGCTGACGCGCCTTCAGGCCTATGACCGCATCACCAAGGCCGTCGCCTAGATGCCGGCGGCGGCGGAAGCGGCGGCCCTCAAACGCCTGATCTGGGTTCTCGGCGCCGCCGGCTTCGCCAGCACCTTCACCATGCGGCTTCTCGATCCACTGGTGCCGACCCTTGCCGGGGATTTCACACGCACGATCCCCGAGGTCGCGATGATGGCGACTGCTTTTTCGATCAGCTACGCGGTGGGCCAGCCCTTCCTGGGGCCGGTAGCCGATGCGGTCGGCAAGGCGCGGACCATTCTGGTCAGTCTTGCCGCCCTCTCGCTGATGCTGCTCGCCTCGGCCTTCGTCGTGCAGTTCGAGACGCTGTTCATCATCCGGATGCTGATGGGCATCTTCGCGGGCGGCATCATTCCCGTGGCCATGGCGGCAATCGGCGACCGTGCCCCCATGGCCGAGCGCCAGGTGGCGCTGGGCCGCTTCCTCACTGTGATGATCGTGGGGCAGACGGCCGGCGCGGCGGCCTCGGGCTTCATCGCTGATCATCTGGGCTGGCGCGCGGTGATGGTCACGGCGGCCGGTCTTGCAGGGCTTGCCGCCACGCTCGTGCTGGTCGTGCTCAGGCCGCGTTCCGATGCAAGGCGCGAGGCATTGAGCATCGCAGGGGCTTTAGGCCGCTACCGCAACGTCTTCGGCAACCCGCGCACGCTGGTGCTCTATGGCCTCGTCATTGCGGAAGGCGCGCTGATCTTCGGGATCATGCCCTATGTCGCGGCGATCCTCGCCGAACGCGCCGGCGTCGGCCCCACCGAGGCGGGGCTCGCGGTCGGCGGCGCCGGCCTGGGCGGCCTCATCTACGGGTTTACGGTGCGCCAGCTGGTGGCGAGGCTGGGGCCGGTGCGCATGGTCACCCTGGGTGGGCTGTTCATGGCGGCCGCGATCGCGGTCTTCGCCATTCCGTCCCTGCCCTGGTGGACAGCCATCGGCTGCTTCATCGTCCAGGGCTTCGGCTTCTTCCTGATGCACGGCACCTTCCAGGCCCAGGCCACCGAACTTGCGCCCGAAGCGCGCGGCTCTGCCGTGGCGCTGTTCGCCTGCGCCCTTTTCTGCGGCCATGCTCTCGGCCCCGTCATGGTCGGCGCGCTCAAGCTCGCCTATGGCGCAGGCCCGGCGCTGCTGGCCATGGCGCTGGGCATAGGCCTGCTTGGCCTGATAGCCCCGCGCGCATTGCGGCTCTGATAACGGCGGCCGCTCCCGCAACAGCTGGTCAGCGACGCTGGCCCTCGTTGAGCACGACTTCAAGGCGCTGGCTGTATTTCGACATGGCATAGCAGCAGATGAAATACACTGTGGCCGCGTAGACACAGGCCTCCGTCGCGAAGCCGAGCCAGTTCGCGTCGCAGAGCGACGAGGCCGTCAATGCACTGACATTCCAACCAGACCACTCAATGGGGGCCGATCAAGCGCCCGATGCGCCATCGTCAACAAAAATGAAATCCTTTAGGGAGAATGTCCTGCGATGCGCTGGCGCGCCCACGCTGCGCCAACCGGACCTTTCACCTTTGCCGATACGAAAGCCGTAATGCCTGCGAGCCGTCTGCCTACATCGCTGAAAGCCGCCGTCGCTGCCCTGTGCGGGCTCGCGCTCGGCTCGTGCGGCTTCCAGGATTTCAGCGGCCGCTATCCCGGCAAGAGCGATGTGCGTCCCCATCCTGGCGCGGCTGCGGCCCAGGGTTATCCGGTGCACGGCATCGACGTATCCAAATGGCAGGCCGAGATCGACTGGGCAGCCGTGCGCGCGGCCGGCACGCGCTTCGCCTTCATCAAGGCCACCGAGGGCGGCGACCATGAGGACGAGCGCTTCCTCCGGAACTGGGCCGGAGCGAAGGCCGCCGGCATCCCGGTCGGCGCCTATCATTTCGTATTCTGGTGTCGCCCTGCGCACGAGCAGGCCCACTGGTTCGTCCAGCACATTCCGCGCGATCCCGATGCGCTGCCCCCGGTGCTCGATCTCGAATGGAACGGCCACAGCCGCACCTGCCCGCGGAAGGTCCCGCGCGAGGTCGCGCTGGAGAAGGCGCGCGTGATGCTGCGCGAGCTTGAGGCCCATACCGGCAAGGTGCCGATCATCTACACCGACATCACCTTCCACAAGGAGGTGCTTGAGGGTGAGCGGGAGTTCGATCGCTATCCCTTCTGGCTTCGCTCGGTCGCCGCCCGCCCCGAGGAGCGCTACGTCGCCCGCCCCTGGGCGTTCTGGCAGTATACCACCACGGGGCGCATCCCCGGCATTCGTGGGGATGTCGACCGCAACGTCTTCAATGGCACCGATGCGGAGTTCACCGGCTGGCTGCGCGGCGACTACGATATCGCCGCGCGCACCTGGCGGCGCGGCGGGACCCCACCCGCAGCGCCGGCGGGGCCTGCCCGCTCCGCCGCTGCGGCTGCGACAGAGGATTGAGGTCGATGGAGTGCGAGGGGCGCCGCGTTAGGGCTTCATAAACCATGCGCGCAATCCGAGCGGTCGCGTAAACCGCGCCTTTACCATAATAACTCGATCAATCGGGCATCACAGGTGACCCGATCATGTCTGCGTATGCTCCCCGACGGTTCCGCCGCCCAGCCCTGTTCGCATGTCTGGTCACGATGCTGTCGTTCGGCGCGGCCGAGGCGCGCAATCCCTTCCCCAAGAAGAGCGACGCCGAGCCCCATCACGGCGTGCGCGATGCCAAGCGCAAGGTCATCCAGGGCATCGACGTCTCCAAATGGCAGATGGACATCGACTGGGAGCGCGTGAAGGACGCCGGCACGCGCTTCGCCTTCATCAAGGCCACTGAGGGTGGCGACCTGCTTGACCGCAAGTTCCAAGAAAACTGGGTGGAATCACGCGCGGCCGGAGTGCCGCGCGGCGCTTATCACTTCGTATTCTGGTGCCGCCCCGCGCGCGACCAGATAAGGTGGTTCATCCGCAACGTGCCGAAGGAGGCGGACTCGCTGCCCCCCGTGCTCGACGTGGAGTGGAACAACCAGTCGAGCTGCCCGCGCGCGACGCCGGCCGTGGCGCGCCAGAAGATGCGCGAGATGCTGCGCGCCTTCGAGGCCCATTACGGCAAGAAGCCGATCATCTACACCGACATCAACTTCCACGCCGACGTGCTTGAGGACACCACCGAGTTCGACGACTATCCCTTCTGGATACGCTCCACCGCGGCCCGACCCGAGAAGCGCTATCAGAACCGCCCGTGGGAATTCTGGCAATTCACCACCACGGGCCGCGTGCCCGGCATCATGGGCGACGTCGATCGCAACGCCTTCTTCGGCAACGAGAAGCAATTCGTGGACTGGAAGGCCGGGCGATACGACATCGGGGCTCGTCGTCCGCTGAACGCCAATTCCCGGATCGCGCAGCCGGGTCCCGGGATCAACCCGGTGCCCAGGGCACGCCGCGCCTCTGCGGGCACGCTGGTCGGCCCCATGAATCCGAGGCCGCCTGCGCCCGTCCAGCAGGCGGCGCCGCGGCGCCCCCTCCGCGATGTCGGCATAACGGGCAGCCTCTTGATCCGCGAGCGCGCGGATTGATGCATCCTCAGACCCAGCGCCGCACGCGCGCGGCATAATCGCGCCATGCCGACCCGAACCGTGCCTCCAGATGCGCTTCTTCCCGCGTGATGGCCAGCCGCGTAACGGCGAGCATGAAGAGCGGAATCACCAGCCAGTACCAGACCGAGCCGTTGACCAGTCCGAGGCCCGTCAGAAGCACGGACTCGGACAGATAGATCGGGTTGCGCGAGAACGCGAACGGCCCTGTCTCGATGAGCGCATCGGCCCGGCGGTGCGGCAACACCGAAGTCTGGTGCGCCCTGAAGGCCAGAAACGCCCAGCCCATTATGCCCAGCGCCGCCACCGCCACGAACCCGCCAAACAAGCGCAGCATCGGCGCGACATCCAGACTGAGCGGCCAGAGCAAGCGCATCGCGTTGGCGGCCAGCAGCGCCCCGAGAAAGAGGATCGGCGGCCACGGTATGGTGTTGGGACGATCTGCTGGCTCTGCCACGGGATCGCTCCTCAGGGCAGGATACGGATGATCGCCTCGATCTCGACGGTGATGTTGTTGGGCAACGAGCCCATCCCCACCGCCGAGCGGGCATGACGCCCATTCTCGCCCAGCACCTCTACCAGCAAGTCCGAACAGCCGTTGATGACCTTGGGATGGTCACCGAAATCCGGGGTGGCGTTGACCATGCCGAGCAACTTCACCACCTCCACCTTGTCGAGCGAGCCGGCTGCCTGCTTCATGGCGGCGAGCAGGCCCAGGCCCGTCAGCCTTGCGTGGTCATACGCCTGCTGCCAGGTGACATCGGCGCCCACCTTGCCGGTGTGCTGCGATCCGTCAGGCTTGCGCGGTCCCTGCCCCGACAGATAGACGAGCTCGCCCACGCGCTTGAAGCGGACGTAGTTCGCGATCGGCTCGGGCATATCCGGCAGGGTGATCCCAAGCCGCTTGAGGTTGTCTTCCACCGACATGACGGGCTCCTTCAGTTTGTTCTGCGAAAACGGCTGGAGCGGCGCGGATGCCACCATTTGCCCTTCAGCACGACGCCTTCGGAGACGATGCGGCGGTCACCGACAAGGTGTTCGCCCACAACATCGACATAATCAAAGCGGCCCTCACGCACGCTCAGGATCGTCGCATCCCCCAGCGAGCCGGGCTTGAGCGAGCCATATTCCATGCGCTGAAGCGCGACCGCGGCATTCAGGGTG
This window encodes:
- a CDS encoding glycoside hydrolase family 25 protein; translated protein: MPASRLPTSLKAAVAALCGLALGSCGFQDFSGRYPGKSDVRPHPGAAAAQGYPVHGIDVSKWQAEIDWAAVRAAGTRFAFIKATEGGDHEDERFLRNWAGAKAAGIPVGAYHFVFWCRPAHEQAHWFVQHIPRDPDALPPVLDLEWNGHSRTCPRKVPREVALEKARVMLRELEAHTGKVPIIYTDITFHKEVLEGEREFDRYPFWLRSVAARPEERYVARPWAFWQYTTTGRIPGIRGDVDRNVFNGTDAEFTGWLRGDYDIAARTWRRGGTPPAAPAGPARSAAAAATED
- the kdsA gene encoding 3-deoxy-8-phosphooctulonate synthase is translated as MAHTVTVGSVSFANHLPFALIAGPCQMESRAHALEMAAALKEICAGLGLGLVFKTSYDKANRTSGGAARGVGMDAALPVFAEIRESLGLPVLTDVHERDHCAIVAEAVDILQIPAFLCRQTDLLEAAARTGRVVNVKKGQFLAPWDMKNVAAKITGAGNPNVMLTERGASFGYNTLVSDMRALPIMAEQTGAPVIFDATHSVQQPGGKGASTGGQREFVAVLARAAVAVGVAGLFIETHENPDAAPSDGPNMVPLREMPQLLTRLQAYDRITKAVA
- a CDS encoding RidA family protein is translated as MSVEDNLKRLGITLPDMPEPIANYVRFKRVGELVYLSGQGPRKPDGSQHTGKVGADVTWQQAYDHARLTGLGLLAAMKQAAGSLDKVEVVKLLGMVNATPDFGDHPKVINGCSDLLVEVLGENGRHARSAVGMGSLPNNITVEIEAIIRILP
- a CDS encoding isoprenylcysteine carboxylmethyltransferase family protein; the encoded protein is MAEPADRPNTIPWPPILFLGALLAANAMRLLWPLSLDVAPMLRLFGGFVAVAALGIMGWAFLAFRAHQTSVLPHRRADALIETGPFAFSRNPIYLSESVLLTGLGLVNGSVWYWLVIPLFMLAVTRLAITREEAHLEARFGSAWRDYAARVRRWV
- a CDS encoding MFS transporter; translation: MPAAAEAAALKRLIWVLGAAGFASTFTMRLLDPLVPTLAGDFTRTIPEVAMMATAFSISYAVGQPFLGPVADAVGKARTILVSLAALSLMLLASAFVVQFETLFIIRMLMGIFAGGIIPVAMAAIGDRAPMAERQVALGRFLTVMIVGQTAGAAASGFIADHLGWRAVMVTAAGLAGLAATLVLVVLRPRSDARREALSIAGALGRYRNVFGNPRTLVLYGLVIAEGALIFGIMPYVAAILAERAGVGPTEAGLAVGGAGLGGLIYGFTVRQLVARLGPVRMVTLGGLFMAAAIAVFAIPSLPWWTAIGCFIVQGFGFFLMHGTFQAQATELAPEARGSAVALFACALFCGHALGPVMVGALKLAYGAGPALLAMALGIGLLGLIAPRALRL
- a CDS encoding glycoside hydrolase family 25 protein, encoding MSAYAPRRFRRPALFACLVTMLSFGAAEARNPFPKKSDAEPHHGVRDAKRKVIQGIDVSKWQMDIDWERVKDAGTRFAFIKATEGGDLLDRKFQENWVESRAAGVPRGAYHFVFWCRPARDQIRWFIRNVPKEADSLPPVLDVEWNNQSSCPRATPAVARQKMREMLRAFEAHYGKKPIIYTDINFHADVLEDTTEFDDYPFWIRSTAARPEKRYQNRPWEFWQFTTTGRVPGIMGDVDRNAFFGNEKQFVDWKAGRYDIGARRPLNANSRIAQPGPGINPVPRARRASAGTLVGPMNPRPPAPVQQAAPRRPLRDVGITGSLLIRERAD
- a CDS encoding septum formation initiator family protein, whose product is MVIRRGPSRFLAPLAFYVAASACVAYFIYHAHNGPRGLDTRQELTVQIAELAAELRHLHEERAEWDARVGLMRRDEVDRDLLEERARHMLGRVHRNDVVIIGP